Proteins encoded together in one Lathyrus oleraceus cultivar Zhongwan6 chromosome 5, CAAS_Psat_ZW6_1.0, whole genome shotgun sequence window:
- the LOC127080337 gene encoding sugar transporter ERD6-like 6, whose amino-acid sequence MPWIIMSEILPINIKGLAGSFATLANWFFSWLVTLTANLLLDWSSGGTFTIYTAVCVFTAGFVAIWVPETKGKTLEEIQQFFR is encoded by the exons ATGCCATGGATTATAATGTCTGAG ATTCTTCCGATTAACATCAAAGGCCTAGCTGGAAGTTTTGCAACACTTGCCAATTGGTTCTTTTCCTGGTTGGTTACATTAACAGCAAATTTGCTCTTGGATTGGAGTTCGGGAG GAACCTTCACAATATATACTGCAGTGTGTGTTTTCACAGCAGGATTTGTTGCCATTTGGGTCCCCGAGACAAAGGGaaaaactcttgaagaaatacaacagtttttcagatga